CGGAGTTCGGGGTTCGCAGCGGCAGTGTGAAGGGCAAACGTCCATCGCAGCCCCAAATCCGAAAGTAATCCGCCTTCCCGCCGTCAGCCCCGTGTTCCGCCGTGGCGCCGTGTGACAAAAAAGGCGCCGTAAGACGGCGCCTTCTGAAAATCTTGCCGGAACGAAGGCTTAACGCTTGGAAAATTGAAACCGCTTCCGGGCACCGGGTTGACCCGCCTTCTTGCGCTCTTTCATGCGCGGATCCCGAGTCAGCAGACCTTGCTCCTTCAGGGACGGACGCGTTGCCGCGTCGTATTGGAGCAGCGCTCGAGCGATGCCAAGGCGGACCGCGCCAGCTTGGCCGGCGATACCACCTCCGTCCGTGCGCACCCGTACGTCAAAGTTGTTTGTGGTCTTTGTCACCTCAAACGGCTTAAGCACCGTTAACTGCAGCGACGGGGTCGTGAAGTATTCTTCAAATGAACGGCCATTCACGACAATTTTCCCGGTACCCCGCACAAGGCGAACCTGGGCAACGGCGGTCTTACGGCGACCTGTGGCGGCAAAAACTTCAGGCATAATGACAATCGGTTCAGTTCAGAGGAATCGGCTGTTGCGCTTGGTGGGGGTGCTGGTCGCCCCGGTAAACTTTCAGCTTCGTAAAGATTCGGCGGCCAAGACGATTGTGTGGAATCATCCCTTTCACGGCGTGCTCAATCAGAAGCTCAGGACGGCGCTGGCGCCGCTGCTGCACCGTTTCGGACTTGTGGCCCCCAACGTAACCCGAAAAGCTCATATACGTCTTTTGCGTCTCTTTTTTACCTCCAAGCCAGACTTTTTCGGCGTTGATGACCACCACATAATCACCCGTGTCCACATGGGGCGTGAAAATTGCCTTGTTCTTGCCCCGGAGGACGTTGGCAATCCTGACGGCAACGCGGCCCAGCGGCTGATCTTTGGCGTCAATGATGTACCATTTACGCTCTATCTCGCTCGCTTTGGCTGAAAACGTCTTCATAAAGTGCTTCCAAAAGAGCCGGGAAATTAACTTTCTGCCTTAGGGCTGTCAACCGGTTTATGGGCGGTTCAACCGCTTGAGCGCCCCAGGCGTAACGTCCTCGATGAAACGCGTCATCCACTGGTTCCGCCGCGACCTTCGGATTTCGGACAATACCGCCCTTTACCATGCCTGCAGGGCCGGCGACGAGGTGCTGCCTCTCTACGTCGTGTCGACGTGGAAAGGCCGCCATCCCTGGACCGGCCCGAGCCGCCAGCAATTCTTGTGCGGCTGCCTGGATTCATTGGCCAAGAACCTGGCCCTGGTCGGAGGGCGCCTCATCATCCGGATCGGTGAACCGTGCGCCGAGCTCGAACGTTTGGTCAAAGAAACCTCTGCTGAAGCGATTTATACCAACCGCGGGGTGGACCCTTTCGACGTGACATTGGAAAGCTGTCTCGAAAAAAGGGCGCGCGACTGGGGCATCGAATTCCACCGGTTTCTTGACGTGACGATTCAAGCCCCCAATGCCGTCCTGACCCGGTCCGGGCAGCCCTTTCGCGTTTTCGGTCCCTACGCGCGCGCCTGGCAGGGCGTCCCGCGTCCGGCGGTACTACCTAAAATCGACCGGTTACATACCCCGGGGACTGTCCCCAGCGAACCCCTTCCCACCCTTGCCCACTGGAACCTGCAACCCGAAGCCAGCATCGTCGAACCGGGCGAGAAGGCGGCCCGGAATCGCCTCAGACAGTTTCTGGATGGCCCGATCTTCGAATACGCTGCTAAACGCAACCTGCCGGCCGAGGCGGGCAACTCGCGACTGTCGCAAGACCTGCGCTGGGGCACGCTCTCGCCCCGTCAGGTGTTAACCGCGGCCGAAAGACTCCTGCACGGCGGTGATGCCGCCCAACGCCGGAGCATCGGAGCGTTCATCAATGAGCTCATCTGGCGCGAATTCTATCTGCAGATCCTTTGGCATTACCCCGAAGTGGTGCATCAGAATTTCGTCCACGGCCTTGATGCGCTGGCCTGGGACGACGACGAAGCCGCTTTCCGCCGTTGGCGTGAAGCCGCCACTGGTTTCCCGATCGTCGATGCCGGGATACGCGAGCTATTGGCCACCGGCTTCATGCATAACCGGCTGCGCATGATAACGGCCATGTTCCTGACCAAGGATCTGCACGTGCACTGGAAGCGGGGCGAACAGTTCTTCTGCCGAAAACTTGTCGACGGTGAAATCGCGTCCAACAACGGTGGATGGCAATGGAGCGCTGGGACGGGGGCGGACGCAGCGCCCTATTTCCGGATCCAGAACCCATGGACCCAGACGAAGCGTTACGATCCCGAAGGCGTGTACATTAAGAAATGGGTACCCGAACTCCGCGACGTGAAGCTGATCGACCTTATGCGGCCCCCAAACAGCCCGCTGATTAAAGGTTACCCTCTGCCCATGGTCGACCACGACCGCGAACGGGAGTTAACCGTCGAACGGTTTCAGCGGGCTCAACAAGGTAAGGCGCCGGAAAAGACGGATTGCCGTGACCCATTTCCGTAAGGGTTAGCCGGGCACCACGGCGTTCAACCGCTCTCTTCCACCGGCACGGCACGGCCACGGCGCCACACAAACCAACCCCCGACCGCTTTCTCATCCGGCGGATCCCCGGCGGTCACCCCAGCCTCCCTCAAGTGCTGCGTCGTCCGCGGCCGCACCCGCGCCCCCTGCTCTTCCACAAACGCCCGGCGGCCCAGCACCAGCCCGTAGGTCAGAAATCGCAGCCGGCACCTCAGCCGCTCCAGCCACGACAGCGCCCCCTGTTCCTGCTCGACCACCCGGCGGGCTGCCTCCAGGCCCAGCGCCGCTTGGCCCGCCTGCGAACTGACCACCCCCGTACGATACAGCAATCGCCGGTAGGCCGCCTGCACCTCCGTCCAGTCAGCCCCTGTCTGCGAATCGTAACCCAAGGCGCGCGCAAGCCCTGCCCGCAACCGGCCTGCCCCCACCGCCTCGCCATAGCCGCAGTAACGGTAATCTTTCGGGTCAGCGCATAATCCAGCCCGCACCGGATTGAGGTCGATGTAGAGGGCCACGGCCGTCAGCGCTACGCCCCCGTCGACCAGCAGGCTTTTGAATCGTTCGGCCCACAGCGCCCCGTAGCGATCGTGCTTGCGGTTGTACCACTGGGCAAAGCGGCTTTTGAGCTCCTGAAGGAAGCGGGACAGGTCGAACATACGCGCTTGGTAGCTTCGCCGTAAGGTTTGGGCAGCTAGCTCGCCTCCGGGCGTCTTGCCTTGCAGCACCCGCTCGTCGGTGTTGCGGCGTTCCGGCCCATAGAGGGCCTCGACCCGGTCCAGCAACTCCGGGTCGGACAGGAGACGGGGTTGGGGCACTTCGCACAAGATATGGAAGTGATTGCCCATAAGGGCGTAAGTGAGAATCGTGATGCCGCTGAAAGCCGCCAGCCCGTGCAGAAGGCGTACGAAGTACTCCGCTTCTCCGGAGCCGTACCCGGTGGTTTTAAAGATGAATTCGCCGCCGGTGATGCGCGACAGGCAGTGGTAAAAGCAGGTGGGGCCGGGGCCTTTGAGGCGGGCGAGACGCATGGGTCAGGCGAATTCATAACTCATAAAAACAAAGTTGCAAATACGGATTCTCATTCCCCTTGCCCTGGCGGCAATTGGTCTGTCCCTATCGATCCACGCCAACCAGCGACCGCGCTCCCGCGGGTCGCCCCAACCGAGGCCGGGCGCCGATAAAACATCGATCAATTAGGCCTGTCCGCATCGACGAATAATGGCCAGCTCCGGTAAGCGGGTCTGTCCCGGTCGCCCCACAAGACGTGCCCACCCGTATTACCCTCCCCGACTTGGGCGCAGCGCCGGGCCAAGGTTGGCCAAATGGGCCGATTTAGCCCGCTGGCGCTCCGGCTGCGCCGCCCCCGGGAAACCTCCGGTACGGGGACAGGCCAGATTATACGACGGGGACAGGCCAGATGATACCAGGGAGCGGCCTACAAGGGCCAAGGCTCTCCTCCAGATCGGAAGAGCGGGTCCGTTCTTCCTTGGACCCTGGGCGTACATAGGGACAGGCCCGTTTTTCTCCTAGGGACAGGTCCGTTTGTTTCCCGAGTGTGGAATGACGAAAGGCGCAATGACTTGGAGGTTTCTGCCTCGTAATCGCTGGCACCCGGCACAGTACCGCGGGTACCCCGGACCTAGTGCAATCTCGAAGGACGTGTTGTGAGAGTACCCGGGCCGTGGTAAGCTCGACGATGGAGCCTCCGTTGTTTGTGCGGCCCTTGACGGCCGAAGAAGTCCAGCAGCTGCGCGCCGGCCTGCAGTCCCGGGACGCCTTCACGCTGCGTCGCTGCCAAATCCTGCGGGCCAGCGCCCAGGGCCAACGGCCGGCCCAAATCGCCGCCGCCCTGGGCTGCGCCTCCCAAACGGTGCGCAACACCCTCCACGCCTTCGAGCAGCAAGGGCCCGACTGCTTGACGCGGGGCTCCAGCCGGCCCCACTCGGCCCACCGGCTGCTGGACGCCCCGCGGGCCGAGCGCTTACGGGACTTGCTGCACCAAAGCCCGCGCGCCTTCGGCTACCCCCAGAGCCACTGGACGTTGCCACTGGCGGCCGAAGTGGCTTACCAGCAGGGGCTCAGCGAGCGGGTGTTGAGTGCTGAGACGGTGCGGCAGGCCATCCAGCGGCTGCGCCTGGGCTGGAAGCGGGCCAAGCAGTGGATCACGAGCCCCGACCCGGCCCACGAGCGAAAAAAAAAGCCCGGGCGCGGCTCTTGAGGTTAGCTGAGGCGCACCCCGACTGGGTGGTGGGTTTTGTCGATGAGACCTGGTGGAGCCGGTTGGCCCGCCCGGCGCTGCACGCCTGGAGCGGGCCGGAAGGGCCCTTGCGGTTAGAAGAACTTCAGGCCGACAAGGACGACCCGGACCCTAAAGCCCTCTGCTGTTACGGGTTGTTGCGGGCCGACACCGAGGCCATCTGGCTGCGCTTCGTGCAAGGCCGGCCGGTTAGTCAGGTCACCGAGGATTTCCTGGGCTGGGCCTGCGAGCGGTTGGCCGCCGAAGGGCGCCGGGCCCTCTTGTTAGTTTGGGACAACGCGGCCTGGCACAAGAGGAGAGCGGGTGCGCGCCTGGATTCGGGCGCAAAACCGGCGGCTCAAACGCGAAGGGCGCGTGCGCATCGTGGTTTGCGCCTTGCCGATCAAGAGCCCGTGGCTCAACCGGATCGAGCCTTACTGGGTGCACGGCAAACGCGCCATCCTCGAAGCGGACCGCAAAGTGACGGCGGCCGAAACCATCGAGCGGGTCTGCGCTTACTTCGGCTGCGAAAGCTTCCCGCCGCTTGCCCAACAGCTCAATTGAAACTGCACTAGGGCAGGGCAGGAACGTTTGTCCCCGCCCCCTTACTCTGCAGACGCGGCGCTTGGGTTGAAGCGGCTCAGGGGCCAGACGAGAGCGCCATGATGACTCCACACCGCTCGCGGATTAGAGGAATCCGTTTCGCGCAGGGTGTAAATTATCCGTTTGATCCGCAGCGTGTATTAGTTATTTATGCAAGCCTTTTTCGGTACCCGCCTGCTCTGCCTCTTTCTTTTGTTTATCTCCCCTGCCCTTTCCGTTCATGCTGAGGATTTCGGATCCGCCCTGGCCAGGGTCGACCAACTCGAAGATCGGGGTGAATTAAAGCCGGCTCTCGAAATTCTTGAGGAGCTCAATCGGACTCACCCGGACAACCCGTCCGTGCTTTACCGATTTTCTAATGTGTACGCAGACCTGGTGGACACCGCGCCGGAAAAAGAACAGAGAACGCTTGCGAAACAGGCGCTGACCTACGCGCAACGTGCGGTAACGGGGGCGCCCTACGATGCAAAAGCGCACCTTGCGCTCGCCA
This window of the Verrucomicrobiota bacterium genome carries:
- the rplM gene encoding 50S ribosomal protein L13, yielding MKTFSAKASEIERKWYIIDAKDQPLGRVAVRIANVLRGKNKAIFTPHVDTGDYVVVINAEKVWLGGKKETQKTYMSFSGYVGGHKSETVQQRRQRRPELLIEHAVKGMIPHNRLGRRIFTKLKVYRGDQHPHQAQQPIPLN
- the rpsI gene encoding 30S ribosomal protein S9, whose product is MPEVFAATGRRKTAVAQVRLVRGTGKIVVNGRSFEEYFTTPSLQLTVLKPFEVTKTTNNFDVRVRTDGGGIAGQAGAVRLGIARALLQYDAATRPSLKEQGLLTRDPRMKERKKAGQPGARKRFQFSKR
- a CDS encoding deoxyribodipyrimidine photo-lyase; the protein is MKRVIHWFRRDLRISDNTALYHACRAGDEVLPLYVVSTWKGRHPWTGPSRQQFLCGCLDSLAKNLALVGGRLIIRIGEPCAELERLVKETSAEAIYTNRGVDPFDVTLESCLEKRARDWGIEFHRFLDVTIQAPNAVLTRSGQPFRVFGPYARAWQGVPRPAVLPKIDRLHTPGTVPSEPLPTLAHWNLQPEASIVEPGEKAARNRLRQFLDGPIFEYAAKRNLPAEAGNSRLSQDLRWGTLSPRQVLTAAERLLHGGDAAQRRSIGAFINELIWREFYLQILWHYPEVVHQNFVHGLDALAWDDDEAAFRRWREAATGFPIVDAGIRELLATGFMHNRLRMITAMFLTKDLHVHWKRGEQFFCRKLVDGEIASNNGGWQWSAGTGADAAPYFRIQNPWTQTKRYDPEGVYIKKWVPELRDVKLIDLMRPPNSPLIKGYPLPMVDHDRERELTVERFQRAQQGKAPEKTDCRDPFP
- a CDS encoding transposase; this translates as MRLARLKGPGPTCFYHCLSRITGGEFIFKTTGYGSGEAEYFVRLLHGLAAFSGITILTYALMGNHFHILCEVPQPRLLSDPELLDRVEALYGPERRNTDERVLQGKTPGGELAAQTLRRSYQARMFDLSRFLQELKSRFAQWYNRKHDRYGALWAERFKSLLVDGGVALTAVALYIDLNPVRAGLCADPKDYRYCGYGEAVGAGRLRAGLARALGYDSQTGADWTEVQAAYRRLLYRTGVVSSQAGQAALGLEAARRVVEQEQGALSWLERLRCRLRFLTYGLVLGRRAFVEEQGARVRPRTTQHLREAGVTAGDPPDEKAVGGWFVWRRGRAVPVEESG